A single genomic interval of Magnetospirillum sp. 15-1 harbors:
- a CDS encoding type II secretion system F family protein has product MAGFRYRAVIPATGRIATGTIEGVSRTAVMQALRRDGMMPIEAEECRTKPVERAGGRRASAAQRKGLAHALGELAVLLGAGLPLDRALFIIVEHVPGGVLKTAFSILRDRVKAGVPLSVAMTEARGFFPPMAAALAEAGEASGKLDVTLGRLAEALDRGEALRQTVGSALIYPCILLVVAVGVILVMLLVVVPQFEALLSDVGGRLPYATLILMDASRAIREWGLAGLAAVAGSGALLLRSLRRPGVRDAVDRKILRVPLLGKVIVNAETARLARTLGTLVEAGVPLPTALSIAHRALSNSHMAGVVATVAEGVKEGGGLSAPLASSGIFPPIALSFLRTGEETARLGLMLGRLADVLDRDVSTATQRMVTVMTPLITVILGLTVAGIIAAIFSAILGINDLAIQS; this is encoded by the coding sequence ATGGCCGGCTTCCGTTATCGCGCCGTAATTCCCGCCACCGGCCGGATCGCCACCGGGACGATCGAGGGCGTCTCCCGGACCGCGGTGATGCAGGCGCTGCGTCGCGACGGAATGATGCCGATCGAGGCGGAGGAATGCCGGACGAAGCCGGTGGAGCGGGCCGGCGGGCGCCGTGCTTCGGCGGCACAGCGCAAGGGGCTGGCCCACGCTCTCGGTGAGTTGGCCGTGCTGCTGGGAGCCGGACTCCCGCTTGACCGGGCCCTGTTCATTATTGTCGAGCACGTGCCGGGCGGCGTCCTGAAAACCGCCTTTTCCATCCTTCGCGACCGGGTGAAGGCGGGCGTTCCGCTGTCCGTCGCCATGACCGAGGCGAGAGGGTTCTTTCCCCCCATGGCGGCGGCTCTTGCCGAGGCGGGCGAGGCGAGCGGCAAGCTCGACGTGACGCTCGGCCGGTTGGCCGAAGCCCTCGACCGGGGCGAGGCGCTCCGCCAGACGGTGGGATCGGCCCTGATCTATCCCTGCATCCTGCTGGTCGTGGCGGTGGGGGTGATCCTGGTGATGCTGCTGGTGGTGGTGCCCCAATTCGAGGCCCTGCTGTCCGATGTGGGTGGGCGGCTGCCCTATGCCACCCTCATCCTGATGGATGCCAGCCGGGCCATTCGGGAATGGGGCCTGGCCGGTCTGGCCGCCGTTGCCGGTTCGGGGGCGCTGCTGCTGCGTTCGCTGCGCCGCCCCGGCGTGCGTGATGCCGTCGATCGCAAGATTCTGCGCGTTCCCCTGCTGGGCAAGGTGATCGTCAACGCCGAGACGGCGCGGCTGGCACGGACCCTGGGGACGCTGGTGGAGGCCGGGGTTCCGCTGCCGACCGCTCTCTCCATCGCCCACCGGGCCCTGAGCAACAGCCACATGGCCGGCGTGGTCGCCACGGTCGCCGAAGGTGTGAAGGAGGGGGGCGGCCTGTCCGCGCCGCTTGCCAGCAGCGGCATCTTTCCGCCCATCGCACTGAGCTTTCTGCGAACCGGCGAGGAAACCGCCCGGCTGGGCCTGATGCTCGGGCGGCTGGCCGACGTCCTCGACCGCGACGTCAGTACCGCGACCCAGCGCATGGTCACCGTGATGACCCCGCTGATCACCGTAATCCTCGGCCTGACGGTCGCCGGCATTATCGCGGCGATCTTCTCGGCCATTCTTGGCATCAACGACTTGGCGATCCAATCATGA
- the gspG gene encoding type II secretion system major pseudopilin GspG — translation MTHRTDRSRRRREAGFTLLELLVVLTIMGLLAAIAGPQVLKYLGSSRTQTAKIQVQSIVASLELFYLDVGRYPTEAEGLRSLVEATPTANGWNGPYLRKAEGLRDPWNAPYLYRNPGKLRAIDVLSFGSDGAEGGTGEAQDVGN, via the coding sequence ATGACCCACAGAACCGACAGATCCCGCCGCCGGCGCGAGGCGGGCTTTACCTTGCTCGAGTTGCTCGTCGTGCTGACCATCATGGGCCTGCTGGCCGCCATCGCCGGTCCGCAGGTGCTCAAATACCTCGGCTCCTCCCGGACCCAGACGGCGAAAATTCAGGTGCAGAGTATCGTCGCCAGCCTCGAGCTGTTCTATCTCGACGTCGGCCGCTATCCGACCGAAGCCGAGGGGCTCAGATCCCTGGTGGAGGCGACGCCCACCGCCAACGGCTGGAACGGGCCTTACCTGCGCAAGGCCGAGGGCCTCCGCGATCCCTGGAACGCCCCATACCTCTACCGCAATCCCGGCAAGCTCAGGGCCATCGATGTCTTGAGCTTCGGCTCCGATGGCGCCGAGGGCGGAACCGGCGAAGCGCAGGATGTGGGCAACTAG
- a CDS encoding type II secretion system protein GspK encodes MKHRADAGFALVMAMIAAGLFAGLSLFVVRANMGDAAVVQARLERARLDAAADAGLMMALHGLGMGERANRWSMDGTARQIRFDGLVLTIAVEDERGKVPINSADEDTVRRLLAGAGVQGRQLDGLVAAILDWIDVDNNTRLNGAEAAAYAALGAEIGPRNGKIRTIDELRHIRGMTPDILARIAPSLTLFFGEPGTFNRKTATPLAAMAMLGVSEHSVEVLARERDRAGGAKTALEITDDPSPVGRPLTIRVQAESPTGGRVVHATVAQLTGNRARPFRVRAHRQEM; translated from the coding sequence GTGAAACACCGGGCCGACGCGGGCTTCGCCCTGGTGATGGCGATGATCGCCGCCGGCCTCTTCGCCGGCCTCAGTCTTTTCGTGGTCCGGGCGAACATGGGGGATGCCGCCGTGGTTCAGGCCCGCCTGGAGAGGGCGCGCCTGGACGCGGCGGCCGATGCCGGGCTGATGATGGCGCTGCACGGCCTGGGAATGGGGGAGCGGGCCAACCGCTGGTCCATGGACGGAACGGCGCGCCAGATCCGCTTCGACGGCCTGGTGCTGACCATCGCCGTCGAGGACGAACGGGGCAAGGTCCCCATCAACAGCGCCGACGAGGATACCGTGCGCCGCCTGCTGGCGGGAGCAGGGGTTCAGGGACGGCAGCTCGACGGACTGGTCGCGGCCATCCTCGACTGGATCGATGTCGACAACAATACCCGCCTCAATGGTGCCGAGGCCGCGGCGTATGCCGCGCTGGGCGCCGAGATCGGTCCGCGCAACGGCAAGATCCGCACCATCGACGAATTGCGGCATATCCGGGGAATGACGCCGGACATCCTGGCGCGCATCGCCCCGTCGCTGACCCTGTTCTTCGGAGAGCCGGGAACGTTCAACCGGAAGACGGCGACGCCGCTCGCCGCCATGGCCATGCTGGGGGTGAGCGAGCATTCCGTCGAGGTTCTGGCTCGGGAAAGGGACAGGGCCGGCGGCGCCAAAACCGCGCTGGAGATCACCGACGATCCCTCGCCGGTCGGGCGGCCGCTCACCATCAGGGTCCAGGCCGAAAGCCCCACGGGCGGGCGCGTCGTCCACGCCACCGTCGCCCAACTGACCGGCAACCGGGCGCGACCCTTCCGGGTGCGCGCCCACCGGCAGGAGATGTGA
- a CDS encoding prepilin-type N-terminal cleavage/methylation domain-containing protein: MRLPADSGFTLVELLVSLALLGMAGLLVVAGLGGAHRAWDRTGLRARGAEAAEGAETVLRYRMEGLSASTRRDGGALVTDFQGGPSSVTFLAPPGDGPGPGALRRYTLGLASSGALVLSSAYETARDPSSHRDEVLLQGAQSLDIAYFGSAPPDNAPRWRDGWQNRPTPPELIRVRVRFPPGDRRWWPDLVVHPMADVDTECALDSGGDRCRGR; encoded by the coding sequence TTGCGCCTGCCGGCTGATTCGGGATTCACGCTTGTGGAATTGCTGGTGAGTCTGGCGCTCCTCGGCATGGCCGGCCTGCTGGTGGTCGCGGGGCTGGGTGGGGCGCATCGGGCCTGGGACCGTACCGGCCTGCGGGCACGCGGCGCCGAGGCGGCGGAAGGAGCCGAGACGGTGTTGCGATACCGGATGGAAGGCCTTTCTGCCAGCACGCGCCGAGATGGCGGCGCCCTCGTCACGGATTTCCAGGGGGGACCGTCCAGCGTCACGTTCCTGGCGCCGCCGGGCGACGGGCCGGGACCGGGGGCGCTGCGGCGCTATACGCTCGGGTTGGCGTCCAGCGGCGCCCTTGTTCTTTCCAGCGCGTACGAAACCGCCCGCGACCCGTCGTCGCACCGGGATGAGGTTCTGCTGCAGGGGGCGCAAAGCCTGGACATCGCCTATTTCGGTTCGGCTCCTCCCGACAATGCTCCCAGGTGGCGCGACGGATGGCAAAATCGCCCCACCCCGCCGGAGCTGATTCGCGTCCGGGTCCGCTTTCCCCCCGGCGACCGGCGATGGTGGCCGGATCTGGTCGTCCATCCCATGGCCGATGTGGATACCGAATGCGCCCTCGACAGCGGCGGCGATCGCTGCAGGGGGCGCTGA
- a CDS encoding PilN domain-containing protein, which translates to MRPRQRRRSLQGALMDIAGLLNADIRTVGRLIERGVRWWLDELRAMVPERWRPGDPARAIIRLSGDGFHAEDATGGPLAVAECGKAALCLPNHAGLIRRMDLPLLSGADSRRLIALDIERLAPFEAGQVLFDLFVESRDQARQTVLVGILPREEAGTALDRAQALGLTPSALMLADGDGRPRFDFLPALREGGGAAKDRWAGGLRALVAALLLLNPVVFVVRDMLSVETLRQQVDAAKPMVQTAEKLLASVEREAARRNELVRRKEVNSPLPILDGLSRSLPDDVWIRRFEWDGATVRVAGWNRGDADVLALIESAPLLTDARPVVAAAIQTPSRAKPFEITARRKPVERP; encoded by the coding sequence ATGCGCCCTCGACAGCGGCGGCGATCGCTGCAGGGGGCGCTGATGGATATCGCCGGGCTCCTCAACGCCGATATCCGGACGGTGGGCCGCCTGATCGAGCGGGGCGTCCGCTGGTGGCTGGACGAATTGCGGGCCATGGTGCCGGAGCGCTGGCGTCCCGGCGATCCGGCGCGGGCGATCATCCGCCTGTCCGGGGACGGGTTTCACGCCGAGGACGCCACGGGCGGCCCGCTCGCCGTCGCCGAATGCGGCAAGGCCGCCCTTTGCCTGCCCAACCATGCCGGGCTGATCCGGCGTATGGACCTGCCCCTGCTGTCGGGGGCCGATTCGCGGCGGCTGATCGCCCTGGACATCGAGCGCCTGGCGCCGTTCGAGGCGGGCCAAGTCCTGTTCGATCTCTTCGTCGAAAGCCGGGATCAGGCCCGCCAGACCGTCCTGGTCGGCATACTGCCCCGAGAGGAGGCCGGGACGGCGCTTGACCGGGCGCAAGCCCTTGGCCTGACGCCTTCGGCCCTGATGCTGGCCGACGGGGACGGCCGGCCCCGTTTCGACTTCCTTCCGGCCCTGCGGGAGGGCGGGGGCGCGGCAAAAGACCGGTGGGCGGGCGGATTGCGGGCGTTGGTCGCCGCCCTGCTGCTGCTCAATCCGGTGGTGTTCGTGGTTCGCGACATGCTGTCGGTGGAAACGTTGCGGCAGCAGGTCGACGCGGCGAAACCCATGGTGCAGACGGCGGAGAAGCTGCTGGCCTCGGTCGAACGGGAGGCAGCCCGGCGCAACGAGCTGGTTCGGCGCAAGGAGGTGAACTCGCCGCTGCCGATTCTGGACGGTCTGAGCCGGTCCCTGCCCGATGACGTCTGGATCCGGCGCTTCGAATGGGATGGCGCGACGGTGCGGGTCGCCGGCTGGAATCGCGGCGATGCGGACGTGCTTGCCCTGATCGAATCCGCCCCGTTGCTGACCGATGCGCGGCCGGTTGTTGCCGCCGCCATCCAGACGCCGTCGCGCGCCAAGCCTTTCGAGATCACCGCCCGGCGCAAGCCGGTGGAGCGGCCATGA
- a CDS encoding prepilin-type N-terminal cleavage/methylation domain-containing protein: protein MSLLEMLVALAIAGLIGSVAYPRLERAGQIMALRQSADTLIHDLRLSRAAALRRGMAVSVLPAGGGRGYILPGGVVREMPDGVWLEPGAGGLRFFRDGTAAGDGFVIAIAGRRVGVLAEPGTGTIIRVEP, encoded by the coding sequence ATGTCCCTGTTGGAAATGCTGGTCGCACTCGCCATTGCCGGCCTGATCGGCTCGGTGGCCTATCCGCGGCTGGAGCGGGCAGGACAGATCATGGCCCTGCGCCAGAGCGCCGATACCCTGATCCACGATCTGCGGCTGTCGCGGGCGGCGGCTCTGCGGCGCGGCATGGCCGTCTCCGTCCTGCCGGCCGGCGGTGGCCGCGGCTATATCCTGCCCGGCGGCGTGGTGCGCGAAATGCCGGACGGAGTGTGGTTGGAGCCGGGGGCGGGCGGCCTACGCTTCTTCCGGGATGGAACGGCGGCGGGAGACGGATTCGTGATCGCTATCGCCGGCCGGCGCGTGGGAGTGCTGGCCGAGCCGGGCACCGGTACCATCATCCGGGTGGAGCCGTGA
- the kdpA gene encoding potassium-transporting ATPase subunit KdpA encodes MNAAGILQVVIFFAVVTAGAIPLGAYMARVYSGEKTWLDPVLGPVERLIYKICLIKPDQEQHWTVYAVSCLMFSLIGLLLMYAVMRLQALLPLNPAEMSAVAPDLAFNTAISFTTNTNWQNYGGESTMAYLTQMLGMTVKNFTSAATGMAVLVALVRGFNRRQAKTVGNFYVDAVRSILYVLLPLAVIVCLVLVGQGMPQNLDAYTEATTLEGAKQVIAQGPVASQVAIKHLGTNGGGFFNANSAHPFENPTALSNLIEMAGELLISAGLVFAFGRMIGDKRQARAIYIAMALMLAIGIGVCYWAEAAGNPLVQAMGVDVASTDVAPGGNMEGKEVRFGVANSAIFAAATTGTSTGAVNSMHDSFTPLGGMVPLVNIMLGEVIFGGVGCGLHGMIVFVIVAVFIAGLMVGRTPEYLGKKMEAKEVKLAVLCILIFPLSILGFGALAMVLPAGLAGMSAAGPHGLSEVLYAYTSATGNNGSAFGGLSGNTLFYNTTLAAAMLIGRFLIIVPTLAIAGSLAAKKIVPPSSGTFPTHGSLFIGLLIAVIVVIGGLTFFPVLALGPVVEHFALAAGTLF; translated from the coding sequence GTGAACGCCGCAGGCATTCTGCAAGTCGTCATCTTCTTCGCCGTGGTCACGGCGGGGGCGATCCCGTTGGGGGCCTACATGGCCCGCGTCTATTCGGGCGAAAAGACCTGGCTCGATCCGGTGCTGGGACCCGTCGAGCGCCTGATCTACAAAATCTGCCTGATCAAGCCGGACCAGGAGCAGCATTGGACGGTCTATGCCGTCTCCTGCCTGATGTTCAGCCTGATCGGCCTGCTCTTGATGTATGCCGTGATGCGCCTGCAGGCGCTGCTGCCGCTCAATCCGGCGGAGATGTCGGCGGTCGCTCCCGACCTCGCCTTCAACACCGCAATCAGCTTCACCACCAACACCAACTGGCAGAACTATGGCGGCGAAAGCACCATGGCCTATCTCACCCAGATGCTGGGCATGACGGTGAAGAACTTCACCTCGGCGGCCACCGGCATGGCGGTGCTGGTGGCGCTGGTGCGCGGGTTCAATCGCCGGCAGGCCAAGACGGTGGGGAACTTCTACGTCGATGCCGTGCGTTCGATCCTTTACGTCTTGCTGCCGCTGGCGGTCATCGTCTGCCTGGTCCTGGTCGGGCAGGGCATGCCCCAAAACCTCGACGCCTACACCGAGGCCACCACCCTGGAGGGCGCCAAGCAGGTGATCGCCCAGGGGCCGGTGGCGTCACAGGTGGCGATCAAGCACCTGGGCACCAATGGCGGCGGCTTCTTCAACGCCAACTCGGCCCATCCCTTCGAGAATCCCACGGCGCTCAGCAACCTGATCGAGATGGCGGGCGAGCTGCTGATCTCGGCCGGTCTGGTCTTCGCCTTCGGCCGCATGATCGGCGACAAGCGTCAGGCCCGCGCCATCTACATCGCCATGGCCCTGATGCTGGCCATTGGCATCGGCGTCTGCTACTGGGCCGAGGCGGCGGGCAATCCGCTGGTCCAGGCCATGGGCGTCGACGTTGCCTCCACCGACGTGGCGCCGGGCGGCAACATGGAGGGCAAGGAGGTCCGCTTCGGCGTCGCCAATTCGGCCATCTTCGCCGCGGCCACCACCGGCACCTCCACCGGCGCGGTCAATTCCATGCATGACAGCTTCACGCCGCTGGGCGGCATGGTGCCGCTGGTCAACATCATGCTGGGCGAGGTGATCTTCGGCGGCGTCGGCTGCGGCTTGCACGGCATGATCGTCTTCGTCATCGTCGCGGTGTTCATCGCCGGGCTGATGGTGGGCCGCACCCCGGAATACCTGGGCAAGAAGATGGAGGCCAAGGAGGTCAAGCTGGCGGTGCTGTGCATCCTGATCTTCCCGCTGTCCATCCTGGGCTTCGGCGCCCTGGCCATGGTGCTGCCGGCCGGGCTGGCGGGGATGAGCGCGGCGGGGCCGCATGGCCTGAGCGAGGTGCTTTACGCCTATACCTCGGCCACCGGCAACAACGGTTCGGCGTTCGGCGGGTTGTCGGGCAACACCTTGTTCTACAACACCACCCTGGCGGCGGCCATGCTGATCGGGCGCTTCCTGATCATCGTGCCGACCCTGGCCATCGCCGGGTCCCTGGCCGCCAAGAAGATCGTGCCGCCGTCTTCCGGCACCTTCCCCACCCATGGCTCGCTGTTCATCGGCCTGTTGATCGCGGTGATCGTGGTGATCGGCGGCCTGACCTTCTTCCCCGTTCTCGCCCTGGGGCCCGTCGTCGAGCATTTCGCGCTCGCCGCCGGTACCCTGTTCTAA
- the kdpF gene encoding K(+)-transporting ATPase subunit F, translating to MTLDLILGGVTVAGLAVYLVYALIRPERF from the coding sequence ATGACTCTCGATCTGATCCTTGGGGGTGTCACCGTGGCGGGCCTCGCGGTCTACCTGGTCTACGCCCTCATCCGTCCCGAACGGTTCTAG
- a CDS encoding A24 family peptidase — protein MTTLSTSVLLAVSSGFGMAVAPVVQYLGDGKRRPWLLPVAACGQTGLGLWSAAVVPAPWLPATLLLAWVLLSLALVDQIDLRLPDALTLPLAGAGLVFSSGTAEMLAHGLGGLIGYGALSALAAGYRVWRGRDGIGQGDAKLIAAAGAWMGWEALPSVVVLASATALSVVAASRLFLGGPSAHDPIPFGPPLCFAIWMVWLYGPLLA, from the coding sequence ATGACGACGCTGTCGACTTCCGTCCTGCTGGCCGTCTCGTCGGGTTTCGGCATGGCCGTCGCCCCGGTCGTCCAATATCTGGGAGACGGCAAGCGGCGGCCGTGGCTGCTGCCTGTGGCGGCTTGCGGGCAGACCGGCCTCGGCCTGTGGTCGGCGGCGGTGGTTCCCGCGCCGTGGCTGCCGGCCACCCTTCTGCTGGCCTGGGTGCTGCTTTCCCTCGCCCTGGTCGACCAGATCGATCTGCGCCTGCCCGATGCGCTGACCCTGCCCCTGGCCGGAGCGGGGCTGGTTTTCTCGTCGGGAACGGCGGAGATGCTGGCGCATGGATTGGGCGGCCTGATCGGTTATGGCGCCCTGTCCGCCCTGGCGGCCGGCTATCGCGTCTGGCGCGGGCGCGACGGAATCGGCCAAGGCGACGCCAAGCTCATCGCCGCCGCCGGGGCCTGGATGGGATGGGAGGCGCTGCCGTCGGTCGTCGTCCTCGCCTCGGCGACCGCATTGTCCGTGGTCGCCGCAAGCCGGCTGTTCTTAGGGGGGCCGTCCGCCCATGACCCCATTCCGTTCGGCCCCCCCTTGTGCTTCGCCATCTGGATGGTGTGGCTTTACGGGCCGCTCCTCGCCTGA
- the gspD gene encoding type II secretion system secretin GspD — protein sequence MASVLRRLGRLGGFCLLVLMVVGCSSSRFEARQVPPPAKAPAVAAAEAPLAEMPAVAAPAASPPRVETVLGNQRFVAPSRSHGAATGTSDGRVSLNFVSVDVRDVAKAVLGDILGLKYVVEANATGNVTVETAQPIGRDEVLPTLETSLKSAGLGLIRRDQGYAIVPLAEASRQPALVGRETVGYGTEAVTLRYVNATALKKLFDPMVPERSIQADPSRNVLLVTGSSTERVSLRAMVEQFDVDWLAGMSFSLITLQRADARRLTEELNQIVNSEGSPSAGLVRLVPLTRLNAIVVISPQPRYIDDVRYWAEELDREGEGGERRLFVYRVQSGRASNLANVLSGLFGGAAGNQAAASTAMSSSMAAGGSVVGTTGTRNTGSAFPQAAAVPQRDPAQQVAGQQLRLAEGGASISVTSDDTNNAIVIYATSREYEIVEKALRKLDVMPLQVLIEAMITEVTLNDALRYGVEWYFKTGMNNFSLTSGTTKSPKQTFPGFSYLLSNQSGIQAVVNALDDVTNVNVVSSPQLLVLNNQTASLQVGDQVPISTQSSVSTVTSGSPVVNSIEYRDTGVILKVTPRVNDSGLVLLDISQEVSDVSTTTSSNLDSPTIQQRKISSSVAVQDGQTVALGGLIRDNLKRTKSGVPLLNDVPLLGPLFGTTDNTRDRTELLVLLTPHVVRNANDAQAITDELRRNILTVTPITSGKEPGR from the coding sequence ATGGCGTCGGTGCTCCGCCGGCTGGGGCGGCTCGGTGGCTTTTGCCTTCTGGTCCTGATGGTCGTGGGGTGTTCTTCTTCCCGCTTCGAGGCGCGTCAGGTGCCGCCGCCCGCCAAAGCCCCGGCCGTGGCGGCGGCGGAGGCGCCCTTGGCCGAAATGCCGGCGGTGGCCGCTCCCGCCGCATCGCCGCCGCGGGTCGAAACCGTGCTGGGCAACCAGCGCTTCGTCGCACCGTCGCGGTCCCATGGCGCCGCGACGGGGACGTCCGACGGGCGGGTCTCTCTCAATTTCGTCAGCGTCGACGTCCGGGATGTGGCGAAGGCCGTCCTCGGGGATATCCTCGGCCTCAAATACGTCGTCGAGGCCAATGCCACCGGCAACGTCACGGTCGAGACCGCCCAGCCGATCGGTCGGGACGAGGTGCTGCCCACGCTGGAAACCAGCCTCAAATCCGCCGGGCTGGGGCTGATCCGGCGTGACCAGGGCTATGCCATCGTGCCGTTGGCCGAAGCCAGCCGTCAGCCAGCCCTGGTGGGGCGGGAAACCGTAGGCTACGGAACCGAGGCGGTGACCCTGCGTTACGTCAACGCCACGGCACTGAAGAAGCTGTTCGACCCGATGGTGCCGGAACGTTCCATCCAGGCCGATCCGTCGCGCAACGTTCTGCTGGTGACCGGATCGTCCACCGAGCGGGTTTCCCTGCGGGCGATGGTCGAGCAGTTCGACGTGGACTGGTTGGCCGGAATGTCGTTTTCGCTGATCACCTTGCAGCGCGCCGATGCTCGCCGTCTGACCGAGGAGTTGAACCAGATCGTCAATTCCGAGGGATCGCCATCCGCCGGGCTGGTCCGGCTGGTTCCGCTGACCCGGTTGAACGCCATCGTCGTCATTTCACCTCAGCCCCGCTACATCGACGACGTTCGCTATTGGGCGGAGGAGTTGGATCGCGAAGGCGAAGGCGGCGAACGCCGCCTGTTCGTATACCGGGTCCAAAGCGGCCGGGCCTCCAATCTGGCCAATGTGCTGTCCGGCCTGTTCGGCGGCGCCGCCGGCAATCAGGCCGCAGCTTCCACGGCAATGAGCTCGTCCATGGCCGCCGGGGGCTCCGTCGTGGGAACGACGGGAACGCGGAATACCGGCAGCGCCTTTCCGCAAGCCGCGGCCGTTCCCCAGCGCGACCCGGCGCAGCAGGTCGCCGGCCAGCAATTGCGCCTGGCGGAGGGCGGGGCCTCGATTTCGGTGACCAGCGACGACACCAACAACGCCATCGTCATCTACGCGACGTCCCGCGAGTACGAGATCGTCGAAAAGGCGCTGCGCAAGCTCGACGTGATGCCTCTGCAGGTCCTGATCGAGGCGATGATCACCGAGGTGACCCTCAACGATGCCCTGCGCTATGGCGTCGAGTGGTATTTCAAGACGGGGATGAACAACTTCTCGCTGACATCGGGAACGACGAAATCTCCCAAGCAGACATTCCCCGGCTTCTCGTATCTGCTGTCCAATCAAAGCGGAATACAGGCCGTCGTGAACGCCCTTGACGACGTTACCAACGTCAATGTGGTGTCGTCGCCGCAATTGCTGGTCCTCAACAACCAGACGGCCTCGCTGCAGGTTGGCGACCAGGTGCCGATCTCCACTCAATCGTCGGTGAGCACCGTTACCTCCGGTTCACCGGTGGTCAATTCCATAGAGTATCGCGACACCGGCGTGATCTTGAAGGTGACGCCGCGGGTGAACGACAGCGGTCTGGTGCTGCTCGACATTTCCCAGGAGGTCAGCGACGTTTCCACCACGACCTCTTCCAACCTGGATTCTCCCACCATCCAGCAACGCAAGATTTCCAGTTCGGTGGCGGTGCAGGACGGCCAGACGGTGGCCCTGGGCGGCCTCATTCGCGATAATTTGAAGCGAACCAAGAGTGGCGTGCCGCTGCTCAATGACGTGCCGTTGCTCGGGCCGCTGTTCGGCACCACCGACAACACCCGCGACCGGACCGAACTGCTGGTGCTGCTCACTCCCCACGTGGTGCGCAACGCCAACGATGCCCAGGCGATCACCGACGAATTGCGCCGCAATATCCTGACCGTGACGCCGATCACGTCGGGCAAGGAGCCGGGTCGGTGA